A single region of the Ancylobacter novellus DSM 506 genome encodes:
- a CDS encoding GNAT family N-acetyltransferase: MLPGDVPVLAAIAVAAITELTGEDYDENQQEAWAASFDDEAALAERLAGRLTLVATRGGGAVGFIALADNREIDLLYVHPEVAGQGIGALLCDAAEKLAKARGSKSLAVDASDTALGFFQKRGYVPQHRNTVPRGGVWLGNTTMEKSLEEGGGTVH; the protein is encoded by the coding sequence ATGCTGCCGGGCGACGTGCCGGTGCTCGCGGCCATCGCGGTGGCGGCGATCACGGAGCTGACCGGCGAGGATTATGACGAGAACCAGCAGGAGGCCTGGGCGGCTAGCTTCGACGACGAGGCGGCCCTGGCCGAACGTCTCGCCGGGCGCCTGACTCTCGTGGCGACCCGCGGTGGCGGCGCCGTCGGCTTCATTGCGCTGGCCGACAATCGCGAGATCGACCTGCTCTATGTGCATCCCGAGGTAGCGGGGCAGGGCATCGGCGCGCTGCTTTGCGATGCGGCCGAGAAGCTGGCAAAGGCGCGGGGTTCGAAGAGCCTCGCCGTGGATGCGAGCGATACCGCGCTCGGCTTCTTCCAGAAGCGCGGCTACGTCCCCCAGCATCGCAACACCGTGCCGCGCGGCGGTGTGTGGCTCGGCAACACGACGATGGAGAAGAGCCTGGAGGAAGGTGGCGGGACGGTGCACTGA
- the cysS gene encoding cysteine--tRNA ligase, which yields MSATNGQSLPELKLYNTLTRAKETFVPLEPSQVRMYVCGPTVYDFAHIGNARPVIVFDLLYRLLRHLYGAEHVKYVRNITDVDDKINARAASEFPGLDLNEAIAKVTFTTEAQFHDDLEALGVLHPDVEPRATEHIAEMRVLIERLVASGHAYVAEDHVLFSVPSMPDYGQLSHRPLEDMIAGARVDVAPYKQDAMDFVLWKPSKPGEPGWLSPAGIAVPGRPGWHIECSAMSWKHLGETFDIHGGGIDLVFPHHENEVAQSRCAFHANIMAKVWMHNGFLQVEGEKMSKSLGNFVTIRDLLADWPGEVLRLNMLKTHYRQPIDWTVKGLEESAKTLEQWFDAAAPDAYPRPAAAVLEALADDLNTPKAIAEMHALKDHAGKKALAGTLAFLGFEPGPFREWAAAQAPELTIPEAEIEARIAERIEARRNRDWAASDRIRDELMALGVALKDNKDGTTTWEPKR from the coding sequence ATGTCGGCCACCAACGGGCAGTCGCTTCCCGAGCTGAAGCTCTACAACACGCTCACCCGCGCCAAGGAGACCTTCGTCCCCCTGGAGCCGTCGCAGGTGCGCATGTATGTGTGCGGCCCGACGGTCTACGACTTCGCCCATATCGGCAATGCGCGGCCGGTGATCGTGTTCGATCTGCTCTACCGGCTGCTGCGCCACCTCTACGGCGCCGAACACGTCAAATACGTGCGCAACATCACCGACGTGGACGACAAGATCAACGCGCGCGCGGCGAGCGAATTCCCCGGCCTCGACCTCAACGAGGCCATCGCCAAGGTGACCTTCACCACCGAGGCGCAGTTCCACGACGACCTCGAGGCGCTCGGCGTGCTGCACCCCGACGTCGAGCCACGCGCGACCGAGCACATCGCTGAGATGCGGGTGCTGATCGAGCGGCTCGTCGCGTCCGGCCACGCCTATGTGGCCGAGGACCACGTGCTGTTCTCCGTGCCCTCCATGCCCGATTACGGCCAGCTCTCGCACCGGCCGCTGGAGGACATGATCGCCGGCGCCCGCGTCGACGTCGCGCCCTACAAGCAGGACGCGATGGACTTCGTGCTGTGGAAGCCGTCCAAGCCCGGCGAGCCGGGCTGGCTCTCGCCGGCGGGAATCGCCGTGCCGGGGCGGCCGGGCTGGCACATCGAATGCTCCGCCATGTCGTGGAAGCACCTCGGCGAGACCTTCGACATCCATGGCGGCGGCATCGACCTCGTCTTCCCGCACCATGAGAACGAGGTGGCGCAGTCGCGCTGCGCCTTCCACGCGAACATCATGGCCAAGGTCTGGATGCATAACGGCTTCCTGCAGGTGGAAGGCGAGAAGATGTCGAAGTCGCTCGGCAATTTCGTCACCATCCGCGACCTGCTGGCCGATTGGCCGGGCGAGGTGTTGCGCCTCAACATGCTCAAGACCCATTACCGCCAGCCGATCGACTGGACGGTGAAGGGGCTGGAGGAGAGCGCGAAGACGCTGGAGCAGTGGTTCGACGCCGCGGCGCCTGATGCCTATCCTCGGCCTGCCGCCGCAGTACTGGAGGCGCTGGCTGATGACCTCAACACGCCGAAGGCCATCGCCGAGATGCATGCGCTCAAGGACCATGCGGGCAAGAAGGCGCTGGCCGGCACGCTGGCCTTCCTCGGCTTCGAACCCGGTCCGTTCCGCGAATGGGCGGCCGCGCAGGCACCGGAACTCACCATCCCAGAGGCCGAGATCGAGGCGCGCATCGCCGAGCGCATCGAGGCGCGGCGCAACCGCGACTGGGCCGCTTCCGACCGCATCCGCGATGAGCTGATGGCGCTCGGCGTGGCGCTGAAGGACAACAAGGACGGCACAACGACGTGGGAGCCGAAGCGGTGA